From the genome of Lotus japonicus ecotype B-129 chromosome 6, LjGifu_v1.2, one region includes:
- the LOC130721987 gene encoding helicase-like transcription factor CHR28 isoform X2, which translates to MTKGLPWILNPSSAFSMKIAILPSHEDSSLKNVSPGEYCINDNLLLQNGNFVVDREHENPGNSSQSCSSPNGYKGSFSLVESDEVYHHGERTGVSKCAIPVHRVDAKAKSNYVAVYRDNLNVSQWKGENDGLIQHGGDDVESKYASHTSIVENVDVTLDNYGSFYKDIIEDSMQQENDSCTSFEMPFMDADRSTPAATPIDSTIFHGSNIPSDFGAYYASLNCYQGMDNRPFVPHTDGWLANGGCPQVWKNEEIMGNIEVTRMESSPDSTHACSAMHSSTTGGISFHDNQFMLADTEYSSFFPGNVLIENSASVQLPTGASYISSEGPSLHVKAERDELIMPYQYSFHSDDVKFNAGQEVKQLPGIFPSIGCQSYDFVKGEASDTIITTEKANYYEDIIDESAYKFPGNIGNLNSKSLHKSLSISQAPVATGKQYSFAMSEEEGKPVHNRSVGSKGITETSKIEDDSDVCIIEHISHPAPISRSAELGNPPNMSRSSGSGYTQPRMVGGTRPKTRDEQYILRVALQDLSQPKSEVSPPDGLLAVPLLRHQRIALSWMVQKETSSLYCCGGILADDQGLGKTVSTIALILKEKPPLLNTCNNIRKNELEALNLDDDDPLPENGVVKKESDICQDTSSRNSITSMNLAVHAKGRPSAGTLVVCPTSVLRQWAEELNNKVTCKAKLSVLVYHGSNRTKDPYELAKYDVVLTTYSIVSMEVPKQPLVDKEDEEKGIYEGHAAPSKKRKCPPTSSRSGKKGLDNTMLEAAARPLAKVAWFRVVLDEAQSIKNHRTQVSRACCGLRAKRRWLLSGTPIQNSIDDLYSYFRFLRYDPYAVYTSFCSTIKLPISRSPSKGYRKLQAVLKTIMLRRTKGSLLDGEPIISLPPKSVELKKVEFSKQERDFYSRLEADSRAQFQEYANAGTVKQNYVNILLMLLRLRQACDHPLLVKHYNSNSLWKSSVEMAKKLPQEKQLSLVRCLEASLALCGICNDPPEDAVVSVCGHVFCNQCICEHLTGDDNQCPSTNCKTRLSMTSVFNKATLNSSLSDQSCDHSPGSVVEESEPCSLSQPHDSSKIKAALEVLQSLSKPHGHTSPKHFVQGTLRESTDCSGSSSCADNGKSNDFSENQSVFTEGSSNDSVSSVGGKAIVFSQWTRMLDLLEACLKNSSIKYRRLDGTMSVIARDKAVKDFNTLPEVSVMIMSLKAASLGLNMVAACHVLMLDLWWNPTTEDQAIDRAHRIGQTRPVTVLRLTVRDTVEDRILALQQKKRKMVSSAFGEDGSGSGQSRLTVDDLKYLFMM; encoded by the exons ATGACGAAAGGCTTGCCATGGATCTTGAATCCATCCTCAGCGTTCTCGATGAAGATCGCGATCCTTCCGAG TCATGAAGATTCGTCCTTGAAAAATGTTTCACCTGGTGAATATTGCATCAATGATAATTTGCTACTTCAGAATG GGAATTTTGTGGTTGACCGTGAACATGAAAACCCGGGAAATTCATCACAGTCTTGCTCTTCCCCAAATGGTTACAAGGGCTCATTCTCTTTGGTTGAAAGTGATGAGGTTTACCACCACGGAGAAAGGACAGGAGTTTCTAAATGTGCCATACCTGTACACAGGGTGGACGCAAAGGCAAAATCAAATTACGTAGCTGTTTACAGAGATAATTTGAATGTGAGTCAGTGGAAGGGTGAAAATGATGGCCTAATCCAGCATGGAGGAGATGATGTAGAATCTAAAT ATGCTTCACACACCTCTATCGTTGAGAATGTTGACGTAACTCTTGACAATTACGGATCATTTTATAAAGACATAATTGAAGATTCTATGCAGCAGGAAAATGACTCCTGTACATCTTTTGAAATGCCATTTATGGATGCTGATAGATCTACACCTGCTGCAACTCCAATTGATTCTACTATTTTTCATGGTTCCAATATTCCCAGTGATTTTGGTGCCTACTATGCATCTTTGAATTGTTACCAGGGTATGGACAATAGACCTTTTGTTCCCCACACTGATGGTTGGTTGGCTAATGGGGGCTGTCCTCAagtttggaaaaatgaagaaatcATGGGGAACATAGAGGTTACAAGAATGGAGTCCTCCCCTGATTCAACACATGCGTGTAGTGCCATGCATTCCAGCACTACGGGTGGAATATCTTTTCATGATAATCAATTTATGTTAGCAGACACTGAATATTCTTCATTTTTTCCGGGTAATGTTCTCATTGAAAACAGTGCATCAGTGCAACTTCCCACCGGTGCGTCATACATCTCAAGTGAAGGTCCATCGCTTCATGTCAAAGCTGAAAGAGATGAACTGATTATGCCGTACCAATATTCTTTTCACAGCGATGATGTCAAGTTCAATGCAGGTCAAGAGGTGAAACAATTACCTGGCATTTTCCCTTCTATTGGATGTCAGAGTTATGATTTTGTCAAAGGCGAGGCTAGTGATACAATTATAACAACTGAGAAAGCCAATTATTATGAAGACATTATAGATGAAAGTGCTTATAAATTTCCAGGAAATATTGgaaatttgaattcaaaatccTTACATAAGTCTTTGTCTATTTCCCAGGCACCAGTTGCCACTGGGAAGCAATATAGTTTTGCTATGAGTGAAGAAGAAGGTAAACCAGTCCATAATAGAAGTGTTGGTTCTAAAGGAATTACTGAAACATCAAAAATTGAGGATGACTCTGATGTTTGCATAATTGAACACATCAGCCACCCTGCTCCAATAAGTCGGTCTGCAGAACTTGGGAATCCCCCTAATATGTCACGATCTTCTGGATCTGGTTATACCCAACCTCGTATGGTGGGAGGCACAAGACCAAAGACACGTGATGAACAATACATATTACGTGTTGCTTTGCAG GATTTATCTCAGCCGAAGTCAGAAGTTAGTCCACCAGATGGGTTGCTGGCAGTTCCTCTTTTACGACATCAG AGAATTGCTTTATCATGGATGGTTCAGAAGGAAACATCAAGTTTATACTGCTGTGGGGGAATTCTTGCTGATGATCAG GGTCTTGGGAAAACAGTGTCAACTATTGCATTAATATTAAAGGAAAAGCCTCCATTGCTTAATACATGCAACAACATACGAAAAAATGAATTAGAAGCTTTGAATTTGGATGATGATGACCCGCTTCCTGAGAATGGTGTAGTGAAGAAAGAATCTGATATCTGTCAGGACACGTCTAGTAGAAATTCAATCACAAGCATGAATTTGGCTGTGCATGCTAAGGGAAGGCCATCTGCCGGAACCCTGGTTGTTTGTCCAACTAGTGTCCTACGACAATGGGCTGAGGAGTTGAATAATAAGGTAACCTGCAAAGCAAAGCTCTCTGTGCTAGTGTACCATGGAAGCAACCGAACAAAAGATCCTTATGAGCTTGCCAAGTATGATGTTGTCCTGACAACTTATTCAATTGTCAGCATGGAAGTCCCTAAGCAGCCTCTGGTTgacaaagaagatgaagaaaaaggaATTTATGAAGGTCATGCTGCACCAAGTAAGAAAAGGAAATGCCCTCCTACTTCGAGTAGAAGTGGCAAGAAGGGATTAGACAATACGATGCTTGAGGCGGCTGCTCGTCCTCTTGCAAAGGTGGCTTGGTTTAGAGTTGTCCTGGACGAGGCCCAAAGTATAAAGAATCACAGGACTCAAGTTTCAAGAGCCTGTTGTGGTCTTCGAGCAAAGCGCAGATGGCTCTTGTCTGGGACTCCCATACAAAATTCAATTGATGATCTCTATAGTTACTTTAGATTTTTAAGATATGATCCGTATGCTGTGTACACATCATTCTGTTCCACAATTAAGCTCCCTATCAGCAGAAGTCCATCAAAGGGGTATAGAAAGCTACAAGCCGTCTTAAAGACAATAATGTTGCGTAGGACAAAGG GCTCACTTCTTGATGGTGAACCTATCATTTCCTTGCCACCTAAATCCGTAGAGTTGAAGAAAGTGGAATTTTCAAAGCAGGAGCGTGATTTCTATTCAAGGCTAGAGGCTGATTCACGTGCTCAGTTTCAG GAATATGCTAATGCTGGAACTGTGAAGCAAAATTATGTCAACATTCTATTGATGCTTCTGCGCCTTAGACAAGCTTGTGATCACCCTCTGCTTGTCAAGCATTACAATTCTAACTCTCTGTGGAAATCTTCAGTTGAGATGGCAAAGAAGCTTCCTCAGGAGAAACAGTTATCCCTTGTACGATGTTTAGAGGCTTCCTTGGCCCTTTGTGGTATCTGCAAT GATCCTCCTGAAGATGCAGTTGTCTCCGTATGCGGTCACGTTTTCTGTAATCAGTGCATTTGTGAACATCTTACCGGTGATGACAATCAGTGCCCTTCTACTAATTGCAAAACTCGACTGAGCATGACTTCAGTGTTTAACAAAGCCACCCTAAACAGTTCTCTATCTGACCAGTCATGTGATCATTCACCTGGTTCTGTGGTGGAGGAATCTGAGCCTTGTTCTCTTTCTCAGCCACATGATTCTTCAAAAATAAAGGCTGCACTTGAGGTGTTGCAGTCATTGTCTAAACCACATGGCCATACCTCCCCAAAACATTTTGTGCAAGGCACTTTGAGGGAAAGTACTGACTGCTCTGGGAGCTCCTCTTGTGCTGACAATGGGAAATCAAATGATTTTTCTGAGAATCAAAGTGTCTTTACCGAGGGAAGTTCTAATGATTCAGTTAGTTCTGTAGGAGGGAAAGCTATAGTGTTTTCTCAGTGGACGAGGATGCTAGACTTGCTTGAAGCGTGTCTTAAGAATTCTTCAATTAAGTACAGAAGGCTTGACGGAACGATGTCGGTTATTGCAAGAGATAAAGCTGTCAAAGATTTTAACACACTCCCTGAG GTATCTGTTATGATTATGTCTTTGAAGGCTGCTAGTCTTGGTCTGAACATGGTGGCAGCCTGCCATGTTCTTATGCTAGATCTATGGTGGAATCCCACCACTGAAGATCAAGCGATAGACAGAGCTCATCGCATTGGACAGACTCGTCCTGTTACAGTTTTGCGGTTAACTGTAAGGGATACGGTTGAAGACCGTATTTTAGCTCTACAG CAAAAGAAGCGAAAGATGGTTTCATCTGCATTTGGAGAGGATGGAAGTGGTAGTGGTCAAAGCCGTCTTACAGTGGATGATTTGAAATACTTGTTCATGATGTGA